A stretch of DNA from Anaerolineae bacterium:
CTCGAAATTGCGCCAGCGCCCAAGTTGCTACCGTCTTCGTCGTAGGTGTAGAAGGGAAAGCATTGGGCGCTGCATCCCGCCCCAAACGGTCCAGCTTGCTCAAAAAATCGGTGCGGCTGAAAGAGCGCGAGGTGAGCGCCCCCTATGAACGCCCCACTACCAACGCATACGCGCCATCGGTATATTTGACGCGCGGGTCCCAAACCATAAAGCCCGTGCTGCCGGCGTCGAAACAGCCCTTGATTTGGGCCTGGATTTCGGCCCGGCCATAAACGCGCCGGTCAAACCGATAATCGGGAAAATCCTGAATCCAGGGGCGCACCGTGCAGCCCAATTGGCTCACCCGCTCCACGGCCCGTTTGGCGCTTTCGTACACCACTTCATAAGGATGGGCAATAGCCAGTTTATAGTTGGGAATGCCGCTGCCAAAAGTAGAGGGGTATAACATGGGTGAAAGCACGTCCAGGTAGCGGGCCATTCGTTCGATGTCCTGGCCGATGAGGGTATCGTCTTTGCGCCAACAGGTGTAGCCAAAGGTGTCGGCGGCTACTTTCACCCCAAACGGCTCAAGCTGGCCCCGCATCGCGCTCAAAAAACCGGTCACCGCGGCAACGCGGGTTTCTTTGTTGACTTCCTGGGAAAAGTGAGGCGCGCCGGCCTGGCTGGCGGTGGGAAAACGCACGTAGTCAAATTGAATTTCGTCAAAGCCTTTTTGGGCCGCTTCCACCGCCACCTGGACATTGTAATCCCACACCGGTTTGAGGAAAGGGTCGCTCCAGCTTAAATTCTCGCGATCTTGCCAGATTTCGCCCGATTCTTTTATTTTGACGGCCAGATCAGGGCGGCTCTTGGCCAGCGGGCTATCTTTGAAGGTTACGATGCGGGCAATGGTATAAATGCCGCGGGCTTTGAATTGCTGCAAAACCTGGTCAAAATCTCTGGCCGTGGGGCGGGCGGCCTCGATTTCGTGGGCCAGGGGAATTTGAGTGGGATAACTGATCCAGCCGTAGTCGCTTTTGGCGTCAATCACCACGGCGTTAAACTCAGTGGTATCAAGCAGCGAAAAAACGTGCTGGCGGAGTTCTGCATGGCCAATGGCAAAATAACTCACATACAGGGCGCGAATGGCATCCCCAGGCCCCAGGGGCGGAAAACTGGCGTCTACAGGTTCAGGGAGAGATTCAGGTTGGGCGGGCTTGGGTTCCGCGATAGGTTCTGTTCCCACCTGCGGCGGCGGCTCTGGGGGGGGAGCGGTGGGCGGCTGAATCACCCCTGGAATAACCAAACGCTGGCCCACCCGAATCAAATTGGGTTCCTGGACCTGATTGGCCTCAACCAGTTGGCGCACCGTAACGCCATATCGTTTGGCAATTGCGCTCAAGGTATCGCCCTGGGCCACGGTATAAATAAAAAATTCAACCGGCGGGGGGGGCGGTTGCGGCGCTTCGGTCCCTGGCGGCGATCCCGGTTTGGGATGCATATAGCCGGGAATAACCAGCTTCTGACCGGGAAAGATAAAGTTGGGGTCGGCAATGCCATTTGCTTCAACCAGGTCCTTGACCGTTAGACTATATCTTTTGGCGATGGAACTGAGCGTATCGCCCCGCTGCACTTGATACCTGAACACCATTTCCCGGCCTGCGGCGGCTACGGGCGAAGGCGCGACTTCAGGAGAAGCGAGTGTCTCCCCTGGTGCGGTTTCGGGCACGGGGGGCTGAGTTTCAGCCTTGAGCGGTTCAGCCGCAACCAGCCACTGCAAACGGTCCAAAGAAATATCGTCGGTCAGCGTGTTGTCATCAACCGCTTCGGCCTGGGGCAACGGCTCATCGGCCAGGAGCCACTCCGGCGTTCCGGCTGAAGTATCAATCTCGTCGGGTAACAAGGTGGGTTCTTCTTCGGCTGAAAACGGAACAGACGTTTGCTCAGCTTCGGCCAGCCAATCTATTGCTTCCGGCCCAGCTTCTTTGTCGGGCGAAACGGGAGGTTCCGTTGGCGCCGGCGGGACAGCAGGAGATGGAACCGGTTCCGGTGGCTCTGGTGATGGCGCGACCAAAGGGCCGGAAGCCGGGTCCCACTCGGGAGGCGGAATGAGCAGTGTTTCCCCGGGCTGCACGGTTTCGGGGTCCTCAAGGCCGTTAGCCTGGGCAATAAGATTATAGTGGACCCCAAATTTGCGGGCCACGGAAAAGATTGTCTCCCCTTCTTTGAGGGTATATTCCCTGGGGCCAGCCTCATCAGCAGACAATAGATACTCATAACCCGGTGGCGGCGCCGCCCCAAGCCAGACCAGAAAGCGAATGTATAAATCTTTTAGCGTGCCGATTAGATTACGCATGAGATAACCTCGACAGCAAAGTAAACCGAGCCTGGCTTAATTATACCACACCTTTGTT
This window harbors:
- a CDS encoding LysM peptidoglycan-binding domain-containing protein, coding for MRNLIGTLKDLYIRFLVWLGAAPPPGYEYLLSADEAGPREYTLKEGETIFSVARKFGVHYNLIAQANGLEDPETVQPGETLLIPPPEWDPASGPLVAPSPEPPEPVPSPAVPPAPTEPPVSPDKEAGPEAIDWLAEAEQTSVPFSAEEEPTLLPDEIDTSAGTPEWLLADEPLPQAEAVDDNTLTDDISLDRLQWLVAAEPLKAETQPPVPETAPGETLASPEVAPSPVAAAGREMVFRYQVQRGDTLSSIAKRYSLTVKDLVEANGIADPNFIFPGQKLVIPGYMHPKPGSPPGTEAPQPPPPPVEFFIYTVAQGDTLSAIAKRYGVTVRQLVEANQVQEPNLIRVGQRLVIPGVIQPPTAPPPEPPPQVGTEPIAEPKPAQPESLPEPVDASFPPLGPGDAIRALYVSYFAIGHAELRQHVFSLLDTTEFNAVVIDAKSDYGWISYPTQIPLAHEIEAARPTARDFDQVLQQFKARGIYTIARIVTFKDSPLAKSRPDLAVKIKESGEIWQDRENLSWSDPFLKPVWDYNVQVAVEAAQKGFDEIQFDYVRFPTASQAGAPHFSQEVNKETRVAAVTGFLSAMRGQLEPFGVKVAADTFGYTCWRKDDTLIGQDIERMARYLDVLSPMLYPSTFGSGIPNYKLAIAHPYEVVYESAKRAVERVSQLGCTVRPWIQDFPDYRFDRRVYGRAEIQAQIKGCFDAGSTGFMVWDPRVKYTDGAYALVVGRS